A window of Conger conger chromosome 13, fConCon1.1, whole genome shotgun sequence contains these coding sequences:
- the relb gene encoding transcription factor RelB isoform X1, giving the protein MIKMSTRDPTHGTADLSELDLIDEYVAENTARDQASQPLRLPGPPPPPQDSNLLELSVTPRRRTPRPEVLVSRGTAPQVPLSQPQLGVLSSSSMTSPVSHPRYPGSSRQTRGSRAVGPTAAVPAGGSTQQQHLSETRFLERFLEAPVLEIVEQPKERGMRFRYECEGRSAGSILGASSTDSHKTLPGIEIKGCKPKAKEIKVTVSLVTKDIPHRPHPHSLVGKDCADGICVIRLNPCRTCRHSFSNLGIQCVRRKELEMALEKRRNQHIDPFNTGHSRSIEDIDMNVVRLCFQCEVEMENRERILMNPVVSNAIYDKKATTTSELKINRLNVDRGPCTGKTEIYLLCDKVQKDDIEIIFSLGKWEAKAEFAQTDVHRQIAIVFKSPPYQEQNIDEEVEVKVFLRRLSDHMDSEPVSFTYEPQNPDPYEVNRKRKIKSDMKFADRCSIAAPSEVLHESPPPLPFPQHPFVSSDLAQGMEEMHCPSTSQGVKQEDILLSGLDPVDFQAILELLPLSYGYHGAGLPATVGQDPNSNYSLLDMDFNCNMGDGRMQGDGRMQGDMNFYNDVHMNPRSLLEELDGPTVQPVCPCDNADSALDPPMKMESHIDL; this is encoded by the exons ATGATAAAAATGAGCACCAGGGATCCTACGCATGGCACTGCAG ATCTCTCGGAATTAG ATTTGATCGATGAGTATGTGGCAGAGAACACAGCGAGGGATCAGGCCAGCCAGCCCCTCAGGTTGCCGggcccgccccctcctccccaggaCTCGAATCTGCTGGAGCTGAGTGTGACCCCCCGGCGCAGAACTCCCCGTCCCGAGGTGCTGGTGTCCCGAGGAACAGCGCCCCAA GTGCCGTTGTCTCAACCGCAGCTCGGCGtcctcagcagcagcagcatgacATCACCCGTCTCCCACCCCCGCTACCCGGGGTCGTCCCGGCAGACCAGGGGGTCCCGGGCAGTGGGCCCCACCGCGGCGGTGCCAGCAGGCGGGTCGACCCAGCAGCAGCACCTGTCAGAGACGCGGTTCCTGGAGCGGTTCCTGGAGGCCCCGGTGCTGGAGATCGTGGAGCAGCCCAAAGAGAGGGGCATGAGGTTCCGCTACGAGTGCGAGGGCCGCTCGGCCGGGAGCATCCTGGGGGCCTCCAGCACCGACTCCCACAAGACCCTCCCCGGCATTGAG ATTAAAGGGTGCAAACCAAAAGCAAAGGAAATAAAGGTCACTGTATCCTTGGTAACCAAAGACATCCCACATCGCCCTCACCCCCACAGCCTTGTGGGTAAGGACTGTGCTGACGGAATCTGTGTCATCCGCCTGAACCCCTGCAGGACCTGTCGGcacag TTTCTCTAACCTGGGAATCCAATGTGTGAGACGCAAGGAGCTAGAGATGGCTCTGGAAAAGAGAAGGAACCAGCACATTGATCCATTTAACA CCGGCCATTCAAGGAGCATCGAGGACATCGACATGAACGTGGTGCGGCTCTGTTTCCAGTGtgaggtggagatggagaacAGGGAGAGGATTCTGATGAATCCTGTGGTGTCCAATGCCATCTATGACAAGA aAGCGACCACCACATCAGAGCTGAAGATCAATCGGCTAAATGTGGACAGAGGGCCCTGTACCGGGAAGACAGAGATATACCTCCTGTGTGACAAAGTGCAGAAAG acgACATCGAGATCATCTTCAGCTTGGGGAAGTGGGAGGCCAAGGCCGAGTTCGCCCAGACGGACGTCCACCGTCAGATCGCCATCGTCTTCAAGTCGCCCCCGTACCAGGAGCAGAACATCGACGAGGAGGTGGAGGTCAAAGTGTTCCTGCGACGTCTGTCTGACCACATGGACAGTGAGCCCGTCAGCTTCACCTACGAGCCCCAAAACCCAG ACCCATATGAAGTAAATCGGAAGAGGAAAATCAAATCCGATATGAAGTTTGCTGACAGGTGCAGTATTGCAG cgCCAAGCGAGGTTCTCCATGAGTCACCACCTCCGCTCCCGTTCCCCCAGCACCCCTTCGTCTCCTCGGACCTGGCACAGGGGATGGAGGAGATGCACTGCCCCTCCACCTCCCAGGGCGTCAAGCAGGAGGATATCCTCCTCTCCGGCCTGGACCCAGTAGACTTCCAGGCCATCCTAGAGCTCCTGCCTCTCAGCTACGGGTACCACGGCGCTGGCCTACCCGCCACCGTCGGCCAGGACCCCAACTCCAACTACAGCCTGCTGGACATGGACTTCAACTGCAACATGGGCGACGGGAGGATGCAGGGCGACGGCAGGATGCAGGGGGATATGAATTTCTACAACGACGTGCACATGAACCCCCGCAGCCTGCTGGAGGAACTTGATGGCCCCACTGTCCAGCCCGTGTGCCCGTGCGATAACGCTGACTCCGCCCTGGACCCCCCCATGAAGATGGAGAGCCACATAGATCTCTGA
- the relb gene encoding transcription factor RelB isoform X2, which translates to MTSPVSHPRYPGSSRQTRGSRAVGPTAAVPAGGSTQQQHLSETRFLERFLEAPVLEIVEQPKERGMRFRYECEGRSAGSILGASSTDSHKTLPGIEIKGCKPKAKEIKVTVSLVTKDIPHRPHPHSLVGKDCADGICVIRLNPCRTCRHSFSNLGIQCVRRKELEMALEKRRNQHIDPFNTGHSRSIEDIDMNVVRLCFQCEVEMENRERILMNPVVSNAIYDKKATTTSELKINRLNVDRGPCTGKTEIYLLCDKVQKDDIEIIFSLGKWEAKAEFAQTDVHRQIAIVFKSPPYQEQNIDEEVEVKVFLRRLSDHMDSEPVSFTYEPQNPDPYEVNRKRKIKSDMKFADRCSIAAPSEVLHESPPPLPFPQHPFVSSDLAQGMEEMHCPSTSQGVKQEDILLSGLDPVDFQAILELLPLSYGYHGAGLPATVGQDPNSNYSLLDMDFNCNMGDGRMQGDGRMQGDMNFYNDVHMNPRSLLEELDGPTVQPVCPCDNADSALDPPMKMESHIDL; encoded by the exons atgacATCACCCGTCTCCCACCCCCGCTACCCGGGGTCGTCCCGGCAGACCAGGGGGTCCCGGGCAGTGGGCCCCACCGCGGCGGTGCCAGCAGGCGGGTCGACCCAGCAGCAGCACCTGTCAGAGACGCGGTTCCTGGAGCGGTTCCTGGAGGCCCCGGTGCTGGAGATCGTGGAGCAGCCCAAAGAGAGGGGCATGAGGTTCCGCTACGAGTGCGAGGGCCGCTCGGCCGGGAGCATCCTGGGGGCCTCCAGCACCGACTCCCACAAGACCCTCCCCGGCATTGAG ATTAAAGGGTGCAAACCAAAAGCAAAGGAAATAAAGGTCACTGTATCCTTGGTAACCAAAGACATCCCACATCGCCCTCACCCCCACAGCCTTGTGGGTAAGGACTGTGCTGACGGAATCTGTGTCATCCGCCTGAACCCCTGCAGGACCTGTCGGcacag TTTCTCTAACCTGGGAATCCAATGTGTGAGACGCAAGGAGCTAGAGATGGCTCTGGAAAAGAGAAGGAACCAGCACATTGATCCATTTAACA CCGGCCATTCAAGGAGCATCGAGGACATCGACATGAACGTGGTGCGGCTCTGTTTCCAGTGtgaggtggagatggagaacAGGGAGAGGATTCTGATGAATCCTGTGGTGTCCAATGCCATCTATGACAAGA aAGCGACCACCACATCAGAGCTGAAGATCAATCGGCTAAATGTGGACAGAGGGCCCTGTACCGGGAAGACAGAGATATACCTCCTGTGTGACAAAGTGCAGAAAG acgACATCGAGATCATCTTCAGCTTGGGGAAGTGGGAGGCCAAGGCCGAGTTCGCCCAGACGGACGTCCACCGTCAGATCGCCATCGTCTTCAAGTCGCCCCCGTACCAGGAGCAGAACATCGACGAGGAGGTGGAGGTCAAAGTGTTCCTGCGACGTCTGTCTGACCACATGGACAGTGAGCCCGTCAGCTTCACCTACGAGCCCCAAAACCCAG ACCCATATGAAGTAAATCGGAAGAGGAAAATCAAATCCGATATGAAGTTTGCTGACAGGTGCAGTATTGCAG cgCCAAGCGAGGTTCTCCATGAGTCACCACCTCCGCTCCCGTTCCCCCAGCACCCCTTCGTCTCCTCGGACCTGGCACAGGGGATGGAGGAGATGCACTGCCCCTCCACCTCCCAGGGCGTCAAGCAGGAGGATATCCTCCTCTCCGGCCTGGACCCAGTAGACTTCCAGGCCATCCTAGAGCTCCTGCCTCTCAGCTACGGGTACCACGGCGCTGGCCTACCCGCCACCGTCGGCCAGGACCCCAACTCCAACTACAGCCTGCTGGACATGGACTTCAACTGCAACATGGGCGACGGGAGGATGCAGGGCGACGGCAGGATGCAGGGGGATATGAATTTCTACAACGACGTGCACATGAACCCCCGCAGCCTGCTGGAGGAACTTGATGGCCCCACTGTCCAGCCCGTGTGCCCGTGCGATAACGCTGACTCCGCCCTGGACCCCCCCATGAAGATGGAGAGCCACATAGATCTCTGA